In Dermacentor variabilis isolate Ectoservices chromosome 1, ASM5094787v1, whole genome shotgun sequence, the genomic stretch CGCACGTAGAGCAGCATTGCCGAAAACAAAATAAGGACAAAAGAGTGTAAAGACACTGTGTGACCATGCACTGTAGCGACGAACAAAGAGACGCGGCTATGACAACGAACGTTTCATTGTACTGATGAGTGTTGAATATATCAGTCGTAAAAGTACCGAAAGGAATACCGAGTTCAAGTAGCATGAATGTGTAATGCTCGCACGTGTGGGTTTGTCGAACTACCCACGTTTCTAAATTCAGTTTTGTCTGAGACAATTTCGGGGAGTACCGTAATAAAATTCTGCCCTGAGTTCGTCTCGTCATCCCATCAAGAAGTGCGAGACAGGAGCCAGACTTGCAAAGATTTCCGTTGGTAAGGTCTCTCTTTGACTAAGCCAATAGGCATTTTGTAAATGTGCTCACACCGGGTCTCAGTTTTCCTCTCACTGTTCTGACATACTTATTGGCTCAGCTACAGGAAGCATTTTTTTAATGATAGAACACTCTTTCTTTGGTTCAGACGCAAGTTATTTGCAGTTTTGTTATGCCACCCACCAACTGGCAGCATTTGAATAGCAGTGAATAGCGCGCAGAGGACGGGACAGTAACAttcagacgcacacacacagtacgagcgctcgtactgttcgtgtgtgtctgaaTTTTGCTGCCCCGTCCTGTGCGTGCTATTCATTGCTATTCATcgcatgcaccaacaagccccaAAAGCTACGCTGCCGAATAGCAGCATTTGCATGAAATTTCATCCAGCATCATCTGATAGGCTAGCTCATACGAACGCTTGGTTACATTCGTGCCAATCTTCGCAGTTTCATTCTGCATCCTCTTTAACCATTAATGGCCTGACTCTGCGGTGTTTTGAATAGGCAGTAGGGCGTGGGATTAAGTTTTATGTCGATGTCGGATAATTTATACTGGTGTAATGTTTGGTGACTAGGGCCACAATTTAGAAGCATGACTACATCAATTGAAATACCATATGATCGCCAGTAATTCGTACTTTTGTAACCATGGCGTAGACTTTTCTCCTAGGTGGAATGCCTAAAACCGCTACCTCGTCTTACATGCTCGTTATGAAAATCGCAAGAAATAAACAATTTCTCGACCTATATGAAGTGAAATAAAATTTCTAAAGCTTGGCGTCTTCGTGCACATGTTCTGGACCAATCCCCAAAGTATTGAACTGCTCTGGGCGTTATAGACAGCTAGAATCGTGAAGTATGAAGTCAATAAAGGATGTCTAAAACTTAACAATGTCTTCCGTGTTTTTCATACCCAGTTGTCAAAATATTCAAATTCTGTCGGCGTTGAAGACCACCAGAATCGCTTGCCACCCAAGTGAAAGACCGCAGGAACAGCTTGTGGCATCTGCTGAATAGGCGGTAAAGATCGGCAGGGAAGAAGTCACTCATGAGCTCTGATTGTCCGACTGCTCTTGGACAATTATTTAGTGCATTTAAGCAAGCCTTGTATTGTAAGAATGAACTTTATTGGGCACAAACTGTAAGAAATACATGGTAAAAACATAACAAAGCTTCTTGGTCACAAACTAACAAATACATGGTCAAAACATAACAAAGCTTCTTGGCTACACGGAGTCCACACTAACAAATGCCATTGAAGTTGTCCTCATTCACCTAACCGTCGCGGTTGCCGAGCTCTGCACGTCAGAAGCTCTTACATACTTGGGCTTGCGCCCTCTGGTTAACGAATGGACATGTCTCTTCATGGCGACCAaacataacaaaaaagaaaaaaaaaacaggtgatgACTGAGATCTGGACAGCCTCGGGTGCTTGGGCGAAGCCACCTCCGCCCCAGCGTCACTCCTCGTTCTCTCCTTCTTCCTTCGCGTTGATCTCGTACTCCTTGAGTAGCTCGGTGAACAAGCTGCGCTGCTGCTCTCGGGTGGCCTCGAAGATTTTCTCGTACTTGGCCTTGGACAGGGCCAACACGTTACGGAGATCCTCGGGAGTCAGGGCCTTCTCGAGTTTCTCGTGGAGGAGCTCCAGAAGGCGCGACACCTGCACCTTGCGCATACGGTTGTAGTCCAGGTCGGCCAGCATGAGCTTGTAGCTGCACTTGTCCAGGATGCGGACGATGTGGCGAGTGTTCTTGATATCGCGGCACTCGACGCGGTAGTCTGGCGGTACGACCCGCGTGGCGCGGCAGCGTGCCAGGAACGCCGCCTTGTTGGCGTAGGCCGCCAGGTCGAAGATGGCTCGGAAGTATCGGCTCACGAGCTCCATGGGCCGGCGGCCGTAGGCCTTCCGCAGGTGCCGCTTCAAAGACGATGGGCTCAGCTGCTGCTGAGAGTCGACGGAGATATCACTGCCCTCCGTCTTCGAGGTCTCGACCGCATCCAGGGTATCTCCGCAACCTCCCTTGGCCAGGACATCCGCCATGGTGACTGCTGACGACCTGCTCGCTGCTAAAAATCTGAGGGATCTGATCGAACGCCCAGCACGCAGCTCGAGCCAGCTCCTGCTGTGCCACCGGCGTCGATGCTaatgctgctgccgcgattgacTATGACGAC encodes the following:
- the LOC142571345 gene encoding uncharacterized protein LOC142571345; translated protein: MADVLAKGGCGDTLDAVETSKTEGSDISVDSQQQLSPSSLKRHLRKAYGRRPMELVSRYFRAIFDLAAYANKAAFLARCRATRVVPPDYRVECRDIKNTRHIVRILDKCSYKLMLADLDYNRMRKVQVSRLLELLHEKLEKALTPEDLRNVLALSKAKYEKIFEATREQQRSLFTELLKEYEINAKEEGENEE